DNA sequence from the Candidatus Limnocylindria bacterium genome:
ACTAGAGCCCACCTCGGGGATCGAACCCGAGACCTCGTCCTTACCAAGGACGTGCTCTACCAACTGAGCTAGGTGGGCAGAGCTCTCTTTTCCGGACACGAAAAGAGAGTTGCTTGGCGCAACTCCCTCGAGCCGCTGGGTCCAGAAGATTATCCGCCTGCCTGCCTTCGCGGGTCAAGGAAAGGCCCGAAAGGCGGGCCTAGGGACGCCGCCTGAAGGTGCGGCCGCCGCCCTGCACCGTGCCGGGGGCGCTGGTGCGCGTGACCGCGAAGCTGCTGCCGTCGGCGCCGAGCGTCGTGGGCTGAGCGATCGCCTGGCCCGAGCGGTTGATCATCGCGACCGGCGTTGCACCGAGGGCTCCCAGTCCCATCGTCTTGCCATCACGCACCGCACTGCCGTCGGTGAAGCGGACGACGCCGAAGTCGTCGAGCGGGATGATCCCGCGACCCGAGCTCGGCGCCTCCTGGACCCACTCGGCCGAGGAACGCGAGGAGGCGTAGCTGACCGTGCGCTGGTATGAGGACTTGGTCGTGTTATTCGTCATCTCGATGGACCACTGGCCACTCGACTGCTCGGTGATCGAGACGGTCACGGAATCGCCGGGGGCGACGTCGAGCGAGATCGTCCGTGACGACTGGGGAAGCATCTCGAACCACGCCTCGTAGCTGACGCTGCCGCCGCTCACCGTTGCCTGCGTTCCTGCCTGGATCAGGTCCGTGCCGCTCACGCCGCCGATGCCGACCCATGTCGCGTCGGCGCCGGTCGTCGTTGCGCCCACCTGCGGGACGATCCACGTGCCGGTGACCGATGTGTAGGTGCCGCCGCTCGCGACGTAACCGGACCAGTTGCTGGACGTGTCTGACACGCGCGCCGGTGTCGTGTTGCTGGTACCGGGCTGTGCGGGCGCGGTGCCCGCCCCGGGCGTGACGCTCTGCGCGCTGGGCTGGACGTCAGCGGAGATCTTCCACGCGCCGCCGTCGAGCACGAGCGCGTAATCGTTGCGATCCGTGCGCTGATCCTGCGATCCGTCGCTGTATGTCGTGCGCCACGTCTCGTAAGCGGTCGCGGCCGCCGTCGTTCCGGCGATCGTGATGTCGCCCCACTCGATCCGCACCAGCGTGAAGCCGAGGACGCCGCCGCGGGCGAGATCGGTGTTGATCCGCGTGAGTTCGTCGTAATAGGCGGCCGTCGCGTTGGCGCGCATGAGCGACGCGTCGCCGCTCGCGAACGCCTTCTGCTGCGCCTGGTTGGCGGCCTCGATCACCTGCTTGACCGCGTCGGTGTTCGTCTCGGATGCAACGGTGGCCGGCGTCGCCACCGCGGGCGGCTGAAGCTGGGTGATGACTCGGCCGAGGTCGACCTGACCGCCGCAGCTGGCGAGGACGATCGCGAGGCCGATGAGGAGCTTGCGCATGGACTCCATCCTGCGCCCCGCGCGTGCGCGGATGATGAAAGTTCGCTAAGAGCGCGCTAAGAAGATGCCCCAGCGCGATCAAGTGAGTCTCTAAAGAGGACGGGGCCCGGCCAGAAGCGGCCGCGGCCTCGACTGACGCAGACCCGTCGGGTACGTTCGCGCGATGCTGCGAGACGCGAGATTCCGGCTCTTTCTGACCAGCGGCACCCTCCTGTTCGTCGAGCTCCTGTTGATCAGATGGATCCCCGCGAACGTCGTCTATGTCGGGTTCTTCAACAACTTCCTGCTCCTCGCGAGCTTCCTCGGGATCGGCATCGGCATCCTCCTCGGCCGGCGCGTGGCGCCGAACGCGGCCGTGTGGTTCGCGCCACTCGCCTTCGGGCTCGTGCTGTTCGTTTCGCTCGCGCAAGTGAACGTCAAGAACGAGCTCGGGGACCTGTGGTTCGCGACGCGCGAGGGTCGGCAGCTCGACATCAACTTCCTCGTGCTGCCGAGCCTGATGATCCTGACGACGGCCGCGATGGCGATGCTGGCGCTTCCGCTTGGGCCACTCCTTCGCGCCATGCCGCCGCTGCGCGCGTACGCGTTCGACATCGGCGGCTCGATGGCGGGGATCGCGCTCTTCGCCGGCGCGTCGCTCGCGGGTCTGCCGCCGAGCGTGTGGTTCACGATCGCCGGGGTCCTCGTGACCGTGCTCACGTTCGGCACCGCCGGCCGCGGCGCGCGGACGATCGCAGCGACGGCGCTCGTCGGCGCGGTCGCGCTCTGCTGGAGCATCGAGACGATCGGCGGCGACACCTATTCCCCCTACTACCGCCTTGATGTCGTGCACACGCCCCGCACCGATGTGATCTTCGTGAACGGCGTGTCGTTCCAGGCGATGTTCGCGGCGGACCAGCCGAAGGAGGCCTACTACGACCAGGTCTACCGATGGTTCCCCGGTCGAACCTTCGCCAAGGCCCTGATCATCGGCGCCGGCTCAGGCACAGATCTCTCCGTCGCGCTCGCGCACGGCGTGAAGGCGGTCGACGCCGTCGAGATCGATCCGGGGATCCAGGCCATCGGTCGAACGCAGCACCCTGACCGTCCATACGCCGACCCGCGAGTGTCGGTCACGATCACGGACGGACGTGCCTTCATGCGGAACTCGAGCGAGCGCTACGACCTCATCCTGTTCGCGGTGACAGATTCGCTCACGCTCGTGAGCAGCACGTCGAATCTGCGGCTCGAGTCCTTCCTGTTTACCGAGGAGTCGTTCGCGACGGCGCGCGACCACCTCACGCCCGACGGGGTCTTCGTCATGTACAACTACTACCGCGAGCCGTGGCTCGTACAGCGGTACGCGAACATGGTCGCTCGTGTGTTCGGGTCCAGGCCGATCACGCGGACGTACCCGACCGGCGACTTCGGCGCGGCGGTCATCGCCAACGGTCCTCTGGTGCAGGCGCTCGCCGGTGGCAGGCCGCCCGGCGACACGATCGAACCTGTCGATCTCGCGAGCGCACCGCGGCCCGCGACCGACGACTGGCCATTCCCGTATCTGCGCGATCCAGGCATCGCGCTGCACTACGTCCTCGGCCTCGCCATCATGATCGCGCTGGCTGCCGTGGGTGTCGGCGGCACGCTGCGCTTCATCGGCCTGCCCCTGAACAGCTTCGGCGCGCGCTTCGCGCACTTCTTCCTCCTCGGCGTCGCGTTCCTCCTGTTGGAGACGCGCAGCATCGTGACGTTCAGCCTGCTGTTCGGCACGACCTGGTACGTCAACGCGCTGGTGTTCTTCGCGATCCTCGGGAGCGTCCTTGCGGCGGTCGCTGTGAACAGCCGCCTGCGCTCGCGCGACCCGCGCTTGCTCTACGCGGGCCTGGCAACGTCGCTCGTCGTCGCGTACCTGCTTCCGCCGTCGTCGCTGCTCATCGAACCGGCCGCGCTGCGCTACGCGGTCGGCTCGTTGATCGCCTTCGCGCCGGTCTTCTTCGCGAATCTCGTGTTCACGTTCTCGTTCCGCGACAGCGACGCCGCCGATCTCGCATTCGGTGCGAACCTGGTCGGCGCGATGGTCGGCGGCGTACTCGAGTGGAGCGCGCTCGTCACGGGCTACCAGGCGCTCCTGCTCGTTGTCGCGGGCGTGTACCTGCTGGCGTGGCTCGTCAGACCGGCTCACGCGCTGGTGAGGCGAGCGCACGCGCTGGCGGCGTCCTAGGCAACTAGCATCGGCCGCCGGGTGGCAACTGAGCGACGCGCCGAGACCTCGCGACTGGAGGGGTTCTCCGACGCGGTCTTCGCGTTCGCGCTCACGCTCCTCGTCGTTTCGCTCCAGGTCCCGAGCTCGTACGACGAGCTCGTTCGCACGCTCCGCAGCTTCATCGCCTTCGCGGCATCTTTCGCGGCGCTCATTTGGATCTGGTACCTGCACCGAGAGTTCTTCCGGCGCTTCGGCCTGGGCGACGGACCGATGATCTTCCTGAACTCGACTCTGCTCTTCGTCGTCCTGCTTTACGTCTACCCGCTCAAGTTCCTCTCGACGCTCGTCCTCGGTTCACTCGTGGATCCGGCGAGTCTCGCGTCGATCGAGCCGAGCCAGCTTGCGCAGCTGATCGTCATCTACGGCCTCGGCTACGTGGCGGTCTTCTCCGTCTTCTTCCTCATGTACCTCTACGCCTTGCGGAAAAGACACGTGCTGCATCTCACGCGGATCGATCTGTTCGACGCGCGCTACGCGATGGAGGCGAACCTGATCAACATCGGCACGGGCCTCGGCAGCATCGCGCTCGCTCTGCTTGGCGCGCCTCCGGTCGTCGCCGGCCTCTTCTACTTCGTCCTCGGCCCGATACGCGCGGTGCACGGCGCGTCGAGCGGACGACGGCGCCGCCGCCTCGAGAAGACCACGACCTGATGCGGAAGCCTGACGACCCCGGCCTCTCGCTCACGGGGTCCGGCCTCGTGTTCGTGGCGACCAAAGACGGGGAGATCCGCGGACCGTCCCGGCGCGGCGCCGGTGTGTATGCGTGGGACACGAGGCGTCTGTCGCGCTACGAGGTCGAGCCGCGGAGTGGGACGCTCAGGCTGCGCTCGGCCGACGCGGTCATGGCAACGGCACAATCGGTCTGGAGATCCTCGAGGACCTGCCCGACGTCGACGCGATCGTGATCCCCTTCGGCGGTGGCGGGCTGTCGTGCGGGATCGCCTCCGCGATTCGCGCACTGCGGCCGAGCACAAAGGTCTTCGCCGCGGAGGTTGTGACATCTGCGCCACTCAGCGCGTCGCTCGCCAAGGGTGAGGCCACGGAGATCCAGCAGACGCGGACGTTCGTCGATGGGATCGGCGGTCCACGGGTCTTCCCCGAGATGTTCGCGCTGGCGCGGGAACTGCTCGATGGCGCACTCGTGTCCTCGCTCGACGAGGTCGCTGCCGCAGTGCGACTGTTGGTCGAGCGCAATCGCGTCGTGGCGGAGGGCGCCGGTGCGGCATCGGTCGCCGCGGCGCGCGCCGGGCGCGCGGGATCAGGCAAGGTGGTCTGCGTCGTTTCGGGAGGAAACATCGACACAAAGGTGCTGATCACGATCCTCGAGGGAAGGACGCCCTAGAAAACGAACGACGGGCCCAATCGGCCCGTCGTCTGATCTACAGTCACAACCGAGCACGCAGAGACCGAGATTCAAATTTCCGAATGATTTCGAAAGCGCCAGGCGACTCATTCCTCGATTTCGTGGGTGAGTCAGTTGCCCATTTCGTTCAGCAAGGAGCGGAGGCTGACCCAACTCCGCCCCGCCCTACTTTCCCTCACGCCAGGTCGGTGGCTAATACGGGATTTCGTCCGGACCAAGCGGATCCCGTTCTGAAATCGTTCCCGGCTCGCCGGTTGACACGTTCATTCCCTCGTCACAGGCAAGTCGGAATCGGCACGGCCGACAGTTGAAGGCCGAGGCCTTAGTTGGGAATTGCCGTGTCTTAATCGCGTCATAGATGTCGTTGGCACGTTGCTCAGCTGCGCACATCGCCCCTCAAAGTCAGCTCGCCAGTCGGAGCCATCCGCGCGCGTCCCGGATGAGCCCGGTTGTTATCACTTCCGCGCGCTTGACCCCCGTCTTCCACTCCGACGTTGTACAGAAGCGCGCCGAAGCGCACTACCATCACCGCCGTTAGCACTCGCCTCTCGCGGCCGATCGAATGGCTCTTCTTGTCGTGGTGGCGGCTTGTCGCCGTCGTCGCGCTGATCGCGCTACCACTCCTGATCGTCACCGAGATCTCATCACGAGATCAGCGGACGCAGCTTCAGGCGAGTGAGTCGCAGGTCACGCTGAAAGCGGCTGAGCGCGCCGCCGCCACTTTCGGGGGCCAGGTGCTCGGGATCCGCAACGGCGTCGCAGCTGTACTGCTCGTTGATCCGATCCGCATCGCCGTAGCTTCGAACGACCACGATGAGGCCAGCCGCCTTCTAACGATTGCCCGGACAGCACTAGGCGACGAGGTCGTGCGAATGTGGGCGCTTGATCGCGAGGGTGTTGTCGTCGCGGTCATTCCCCCCAACGACGCCGTGGTCGGCAAGTCCTTCCCGAGCCCGGAGCGCCTTGCGGACGCTCCGCCGCGGACCGCGAATTTCACGTCGAACGTCCGGCTCGGGGGGCCCTACCGAGCTTCGTCGACCGGCGAATCGGCGATCGTCAGCGTCAGCGTGGCGTTCCGCGCAGACCCGTCGATCACGACCGGACTCGTGGCTGAGGTCGATCTGGCTCGCATCGTCGAACGAGTCGCACCCGGGCTACGTTCAGAGAACGACCTCTACATCACCGACGTCAACGGGCTACTGATCCTCCCATTGTCGACCGGCGACCGCGGCGGGACCCCGACCACGGGAACCAGGATCGTTCCATCGGGTTCGGCCGCCGGCCCATACGCGACGACCATGCCGGATCCGATCGGTGGGCGTCCTGCCCCCATCACGGTCGTGTCGATCGCGGAGACGGACTGGCGACTCGTCCTGGTTCGTGCGCCCACCACGCTCGTGACGCAGGTCGCGCCGGTCTTCGACCAAGGCGATGGCGCTCGCGTCCTGCTCGTCGTGGTGATGCTGCTCGGTGCCGCCCTCGTCGGCGTGACGGGATCGCAGATGCTCCGTCAGCGACACCTGCTCGCCGAGACGAACGCGGAGCTAGCCCGCGCGACTCAGGAGAAGTCGCGGTTCCTAGCGAACATGAGTCACGAGCTGCGCACCCCGCTCAACGCGATCATCGGCTTTAGCGAGCTACTGGAGCAGCGGCTGCCCGGCCCGCTCACCGAAAAGCAGTCCGATTACGTGCATGACATCACCGAGTCGGGAAGGCATCAGCTTGCGCTCATCAACGACATCCTCGACCTGTCGAAGGTCGAAGCCGGGAAGATGGACTTCCGGCCTGAGACGTTCGACGTGAGAAGCGCGGTCGCTCGCGTGCACACTCTTGTCGCGCCGCTGGCGCAGGAGAAGCGTGTGGGGCTGGTCGCCGAGCCGGGATCCAGCGCCCCATCGATCACGCACGATCCCGGCCGTTTCAGGCAGATCCTCTACAACCTGCTGAGCAACGCGGTGAAGTTCACGCCTGAGGGCGGCCGCGTGACGACCGCGGTCACCTCCGTCGACGACGGCTATGTCGAGATCAGCGTCGCCGACACAGGGATCGGGATAAGCGCCGAGGACGCCGCCACGATCTTCCAGGAGTTCAAACGACTCGACTCCGCCTACGCGCGGGCCCAAGCTGGTACGGGTCTCGGTCTCGCGCTCGTGAAGCGAATGCTGGTCGAGATGGGCGGCGACATCAGCGTGGCGAGCGAGGTTGGGCGTGGGACGACCTTCACCGTACGCCTTCCCGAGAAAATGACGGTCGCTGAACACCGGCCGCCAGTCCTGACCTGACCTCCGCGAAGACCGGAAGCGCCCGATCGATCATCGTGTCGATGGCCGTGAGCGAGATCCGGAAGTATCAGCTCAGCGGATACCCGCGAAGTCGTGTGAAACATCTACCTGCACCACGGGTTACTCGCTCGATCCATCGGATCCAAAGCCTCGATCTGCGGCACATCTACATCGAACGCGCGCACAAGGGCGCGACGATCCGGCTATTCGTCGCTGGCGCGAGTGTGCGGGTCGTCCGCGACGACGGTCAGCTGCTGCGTGAGCTGACGCTGGATCCGAGCCGCGACAACCAGTCGCGCCGCGCCACGAGAGTGGACCGCGACAAGTAGGTTCGACCCGTTCTCGCTGCTACACGCCCGTTACTTCGTGTAACGGCACGAGCCAATGATGGCGGGCCGGATCGCGCTTTTGCGCACCTGAATGCTCCCGCGTCCAGCTGCCTGATTCCGCGTCGAGGCGCTCGGGGCAGCCGCGGTGTGACCTCGGGAGGCTCCTGCTCGGCGACGAGCGCCCCGCGCGGCCCAGCTTCGTCCCGTGACGTACGTCATGCTCGAGCCAGTCTGCTTTCGGTTATCACGCTCGAATGCTTGCCTGCGAAGGACCGCACGCGATTCTCAAGAGGTGCATGGTGCTGGGCCGCACGGCCGTTCGCCCGGGTGCGGACATGGGCCGACTTGGACCGATGTGCCACATCGCGGATCGGGATCGCGTGCATCCGATGATCGAGGATGTCGGCGAAGAAGTGCTCGTCGTCGCTCGCGCTCGCAATCGCGCAGCGCACCCGACACGCGACCAATCACAGCCCGCGAGCAACCTCGGTGGCGACGACCCCGGCATAGACTCGTCGGCGGGTCAGCCTCCCGCTCCCGAAAGGGAGAACGCATGCGAACCTTTCCAATCGAAGACGGACGAGTCCTGAGCCTGAGAGAAATGCGCCGGAAGAACGCCCCACTCATCCACGTCATCGCGAGCTTCTTCCGCGCGAATTACGACCTCTCGCCGAACACCGAGCGCTGGTACCGCGAGAACCTGAGCGCGTACGTCGCGTACGTCGAACGCGTGCAGGGACGCCCAGCAGTAATCAGCGATGTGAGCAAGCCGCTCGTCGACGCGTACCTGAAGGAGCGGATCACCAAGCCGACGCGCAAGTACCCGAACGGTTCCGCGTTCGCCGCGCGCGCCGCGGCGGTGACGCTCAAGCGCTTCGCGAGCTATCTCGCCGAGGACGGCATCCTTGCGGACAACAACGGCGTGTCGGTGCTCAAGCACGTCAAGCGCACCAAAGTCGACGACGACGTGCGGCAACCACTCTCCGCCGACGATCTCGATCGGCTCATCGCCGCCGCCGGCAGACCCGGCAGCCGAGACCGAACGTTGATCGTCTTCGCCGCGGGCACCGGTCTGCGCGCGAACGAGCTCCGTGGAGCACGGACCGGCGACCTCGATCTCGCGCGCGGTTGCTTCACGGTCCGGCCCGAGACGAGCAAGTTCGGACGCGAGCGCGTCGTCAACTTCCATCCCGCGGTGGGGCGCGAGCTCGATCGCTACCTCCGCGAATCACGCATCGCCACGAACGCGCAGGCGCCGCTCTTCCCCACCCGCACCGGTGACCCGTTCGAAATGGACGGCTTCGCCAAGCTCTTCGCCCGCCTGCGCGAGCGAAGCGGCATCCGCACCTTCTCGGCGCACATCCTCCGGCACACCTGGGCCACGAACTTCATGAGCGTGCCCGGTGCGAATCTCCTCGAGCTCAAGCGGCAAGGCGGATGGGAACGATGGGAGATGGTCGAGCGATACAGCCACCGCGTTCCGGTGCGCGATCGTCTCGCGCTTCCGAATCCGCTGGACCCATCACACAAAACCGCCTTTGGTCAGCCGCCCTCCGCAACAGTCAGCCGCCTTTCGCGATCGGCGTAGAAAACGAGCGACGGGCCCGATCGGCCCGTCGTCACTAGAAAAAATCGGTGGGCAGAGAGGGAATCGAACCCCCACAGCCAGAGGCGGCTGATCTACAGTCAGCGGAGCTCACCACACTGCTCAATCTGCCCAGGACGCCGCGGTGACTGCCCAAGTTTAAGGCCTTCGACGGCTCCCCACACGACCATCGAGAATCACGCGATGGACGACCGCTCACTGCGCATCGCGGTGCTGCTCTCGGCGCACCTGATCTTCCTCTCGGCGGGCGCCCTCCGCATCCTGCGGGGTCAGCGCGCGCACCTTCTCATCGCCGACGCGCCGTGGTGGATCCAGTACTACCCGCCCGTGGCGTGGATTCCCTTTGTCGTCGCATACGTTCAGCCACTGGCGATCGACCTCGACGACAGCCTGCGCTACGCCGGCCTCGCGATCGCTGTGGCATCCGCAGCGTTCGCGGCATGGGCGATGTGGTCGCTCGGGCGCAGCTATGGCATCCGCATGGACGTGTTCGACGGCCATTCGCTCAAGACCGACGGCCCGTACGCGTTCGTGCGTCATCCCATGTACCTCGGCATCGTGCTGTTCCATCTCGGCGCATCGCTGACGCTGCAAAGTCCGCTGCTGCTGGCCGCCACCGCGCTCTTCGTCGTGCCGTTCACGCAGATCCGCATCGCCGCGGAGGAAAAGGTCCTGCAGGACGCATTCGGCGAGCGTTATCTGCGATACGCCGAGCGCGTCCCTCGACTCGTACCCTTCGGAGCGTGACGGGGAGGCGCGCCGCGATCGTCGAGGGCTGGCCGATCTTCGTGACGGCGGTCGTCGTCGGCATCGCGTTCGGGCTCACCGCGCGACAGTCCGGGCTCTCCATCGTCGAGACGAGCGCGACCAGCATCATCGTGTTCGCCGGCGCCGCGCAGTTCGTGATGGTCGACCTGCTGAGGACCGGCACGCCCGTGCCACTCATCGTCCTCACGGTCCTGCTGCTCAACGCGCGCCATCTGTTGATGGCCGCCGCGCTCCGTCCGTTCGTCCAAGTCGCCTCGTTACCACGACGCTTCGGTCTCGGGTACGTGCTGACCGACGAGGCTTTCGCGATGGGCATCGGCTGGTTCCGCCGTGGCCATCGCGACCTCGCCTATTACGCGGTCTTCAGCACGGTGCTGTGGTGCTCGTGGAACGTCGGGACTGTGCTCGGCGCGATATTCGGCGCGGGCATCGAAGACCCGCAGCGCTTCGGCATCGACTTCGCGATCACCGCCGTGTTCGTCGCGATCGTCGCGATCGGCGTTCGACATCGCGCGGACGTCGCGGTCGCAGTGGCGGCCGCGCTCGTGGCAGCGGCACTCCGTCTCGCGGGCGCCTCGGCGGTCGCGGTGGTCGTGGCCGGAGCGCTCGCACCGCTCGTCGCGTTCGCGATCCATGAGGAGCAGCCATGAGCGTGTGGATCGCGATCGCGGCATCGGGGATCGTGACGTACCTCACTCGCTCTCTGCCGCTCGTCCTCACCGTGCCCGGGAGCGCACCACCGCGGCTGCGCCGCTATCTCGACGCGCTGCCCACCGCGATCATCGCCGCGCTCGCCGGCGCCGGCATCGCGGTGCCCGATGCGCAGCCCACCGGCGGGGCCGAGATCCTGGCCGCCCTCGTCGCGCTGGCCGTCGCCGCCTGGCGACGCAACCTGCTGTTCGCCGTGATCGCGGGCGTTGCCGCCGTGGCGGTGCTCCGAGCGGTGGGCCTTTAGCCAGCGGAGTAGCGTGTCCGAGGTGGATGGTGGGCTCATCCAATGGATCTGCGTGCGCGAGGCGCATCGGCACACGCCGCCGCCGGATCAGTCGACGCCTTTCAACATCCACGAGGAGGGCGGCTGGGCCTACTGCCCTGCCGGAGCCACCCAGAACCATCTTTGGTATCGCACCGGCGGCATCACCCGGGCGGGCCTCGACCGCTTCACCTGGCCCCGCGAGGACGAGGTCGACCGCTGAGCGGGTGAGCCAGCTCTCGCCAGATGGAACATTTGGACCCTCTCCGGCGTTTATTAGGCGATGAGAACTTCTGGACTCCCCTGCCGCGCCAATCCCGACTGCGAAGTCGTCTTCAGCCTGAGCCATCAGGACTCCATGGAGGCGCTCCGTCAGGCCGCGTCCCTACGCGACGCCCACGAGCTCGAGGTGCATGACTACCGCCACGTCGCCACGACGACGCTGTCCGGCGCATCGACGTTTGCCCAGGGCCCGGCGGCTCGCAGAGGTCGCGGTCGCAAGCGCTCCGAAGAGCTGAACGTTATTTAGACCCGCGACGTGTCGCAGCGGTCCATATCGCCGCTCGAATAGCCCGTGTTGAACCACTGATGCCGCTGTGCCGCAGAGCCGTGCGTGAAGCTGTCCGGCGTCACGTGCCCCTGCGTCTGCTGCTGGATGCGGTCATCGCCCACGGCTTCGGCCGCATCGATCGCCTGCGCGATCTCCGCGTCTGTCGGGGCCGACATGTAGCCCGTGTCCGCGGCGTGCTTCGCCCACACGCCGGCGAGGCAGTCGGCCTGGAGCTCGACGCGCACCGACGCCTTGTTGCTGGAGCTCTGCTGCAACAGCCCTAACTCGTCCTGAACGTGGTGACCGTATTCGTGCGCGATGACATAGCCCTCGGCGAAAGGTCCTCCCTTCGCACCGAACTGCGACTGCAGCTGGTCGAAGAAGCTGATGTCGAGATAGACCTTCTGGTCGTTCGGGCAATAGAAGGGTCCGGTCGCCGCGCTCGCGGTACCGCACGCCGCCTGTGTATATCCGCTGAAGATCACCGTCTTAGCTGGGTTGTAGGCCGCGGTACCGCGGCGGTTGAACTCGTCGCCCCAGTACTTCTGCACGCTGTCGACGAAACCGACGACGCGACAATCCGCGCGTTTGTTCGCGTCGGCCCCGGTGCGACACTCCTGCAAGGACTGGGCGCCTTCGATCGGGGGCTGGGAGGTCGTGTCGATCAGTCCGGTCGGATCGACCCCGAGTAGCAACGCCGCGATGAGGATGATGATCCCTACGGCGCCGCCTCCGACCATGATCGGACCGCCCGCCCCGGACCCGCTGCCGCGGCGGTCCTCTACTTGATTCGGATCGAGTCGGGCATCAGGGTTGAAAGGCACGACCAAGCGACCCGCAAGACGCAGGCCACGCTGATTAAGAGAGTTAGCGGTCTATTGGCCCGGTGGAGCGGAGATAGCCTGCGCGGCACCGCGGATCGCCTCGATCAGCATCGACGGCGCCGAATCCTTCGTGATGCATGCATCGACCCCGATCGCTCTCGCTTGCACGCAGGCGTCGCTATCGAGCGTGTAGAAGACGATGCCGACGCGGCTGGCATCCTCGCGGAGCGTGCGTGCTACTTCGAGTCCGCTGAGATCGCGCATTTCCGAATCGAGCACCAGCACGTCCGGACGGGTCGCGTGCACCAGGCGGAGCGCGTCGTGGCCGTCCTTCGCGACGCCGACCACCACAAATCCCAGCTCGGCGTTGAGCAGATACCGGAGGTTCTCGCGGATCGACGGATGGTCGTCAGCGACGACGATCCGCAGCGTTCGGGAGGGAGCTGACACGGTCTCAGTTTAGACGGAAAGTTTATGGGGCTGAACCGGTGTGGCGGCCGATTGACCACGTCGGGTCGTGCCTCCCGGTCGCCCGCCTCCGCAATGAGACAGGAACGGCAG
Encoded proteins:
- a CDS encoding AzlC family ABC transporter permease, translated to MTGRRAAIVEGWPIFVTAVVVGIAFGLTARQSGLSIVETSATSIIVFAGAAQFVMVDLLRTGTPVPLIVLTVLLLNARHLLMAAALRPFVQVASLPRRFGLGYVLTDEAFAMGIGWFRRGHRDLAYYAVFSTVLWCSWNVGTVLGAIFGAGIEDPQRFGIDFAITAVFVAIVAIGVRHRADVAVAVAAALVAAALRLAGASAVAVVVAGALAPLVAFAIHEEQP
- a CDS encoding response regulator transcription factor encodes the protein MSAPSRTLRIVVADDHPSIRENLRYLLNAELGFVVVGVAKDGHDALRLVHATRPDVLVLDSEMRDLSGLEVARTLREDASRVGIVFYTLDSDACVQARAIGVDACITKDSAPSMLIEAIRGAAQAISAPPGQ
- a CDS encoding neutral zinc metallopeptidase, which translates into the protein MPFNPDARLDPNQVEDRRGSGSGAGGPIMVGGGAVGIIILIAALLLGVDPTGLIDTTSQPPIEGAQSLQECRTGADANKRADCRVVGFVDSVQKYWGDEFNRRGTAAYNPAKTVIFSGYTQAACGTASAATGPFYCPNDQKVYLDISFFDQLQSQFGAKGGPFAEGYVIAHEYGHHVQDELGLLQQSSSNKASVRVELQADCLAGVWAKHAADTGYMSAPTDAEIAQAIDAAEAVGDDRIQQQTQGHVTPDSFTHGSAAQRHQWFNTGYSSGDMDRCDTSRV
- a CDS encoding AzlD domain-containing protein, producing MSVWIAIAASGIVTYLTRSLPLVLTVPGSAPPRLRRYLDALPTAIIAALAGAGIAVPDAQPTGGAEILAALVALAVAAWRRNLLFAVIAGVAAVAVLRAVGL